The Anopheles moucheti chromosome 3, idAnoMoucSN_F20_07, whole genome shotgun sequence genome contains the following window.
ACCTGTACATTTTCGTTTACTTATGGATTTATCTATTTCTTACTATTACTTCTATAATTATGACTGATCTTTGTTATGCTTCCCCTTTTGCGTCTTCTGTCGAATGAGACATAGGCATACATTTTTCTGTTGGCAAATGAGTCTGACAACCTTATCATGAGCCcttttgatgctttttttctggctctctgataaagagagagaaagggaaagatagagagagagagagagagagagaaagagagagagagagaagagaaaatCTAAAGGGTCTCTAGTACTCTAGTCTAGTACTTTGATCTCTCTTCAGAAGTTGAAAAATTTATTTCGCCTTAATATTACACGGTAAGGATACATAGGATGATAATGCTTCCAAACAGGTTAGATAAAGGTAAAAAAGCGCAAGGATTCCAATACAATCCAATACCGCAGTAGCCAAACTAAGCTGAATTTGTTATCCTAGCTCAAagatgttgttttattataatttgttttatttttcaatccgGTGTACATGATCATGATAAACTGTAGCAGAACAACTCATTAGTGGTCAAGCTCACCCAAGTCTTGTTGCTTGCTGGGAATAAGGTAAGCTCGCAACATAGACAAGATATCCAGCATACACTCATGATTCTGCACTTTTGTACATTGACATGGGGAACAGGAAAATCGAGATTGGCTTCTGCTTGAAACCATGCTCTTAGATCGGGCTCGGTTTTAACCTGTCCTATCCATCATCGATCATTAACCAGATGGATACACCGGTGAGCCCTCACcattcttaacttcttctttctttACTACATCCACCGATTGTAGAGTAATGAGTTTCCCTTCCACCGATCCAGTAAAAGCCAGCAAagcagaaagagaaagagagggaaatGGTTGAATAATTTCTACCACTCCACTCGCACGTCAACCATTCCACTTGTTCCGGAGTTCAAGAAGTCCTTCTTCAGATAAAGAATGGTAGGTTATTTTGCGCAAGAAAACGTTCTTACACACGAACGTGCGTCCAATCGTGTGGTTGGTTCAATCGAACAATCACTCTTCCACGTTGGTCAATGTTACTTCCACGTTTCTGAGGGAGGGAAACCAGTCTTTCGTCGAATCAGGAACTGGTTCACGCATTCACGAGCAAGAGCAAAACGCAAGACAACGACTTCCACAGTCTTCAAGATCTTGGACCAGCGGCAACCTCCAAGCGTCATTGCACGACTCGCGTCCTCTTGGTACATCTGGGTGACGGCGGGAAATGAATATCCATCTTATCGAACACCTTTTAGTCTTGCACGAGTGTCCGTCCCTATTGTGGCACTGGGGGAGCAGAAGCCCACCTATCAACTTTTGagcaatcatcatcattatcagcACACACGCATCACAATGGCATTTGTGCGGAAGACCACTCACATTACAGGCAAGTGCAAATGTGCCTGAGACATTCTTTCACCTATTGCAGCTTAAtgttctaaaaatagaacattttGACGCATTTTCCAGCAGAGCTCACAAGGTTTCCAAACAGGATCATCCTAACTTCTCCCAGATGGATcgttttagttgtttttttaccCAATGTAATGGTCATGTGTAGCTGAACCGAATCCTAAAGAGCTCCTTAACTGCAACTTCTAAGCTGCGCATAACATGAGGCAAACATGCAAATTTTATCATTAATCATTTATAATCTTTCGGGCATCGTCTTGAGCAACAGACAAAAAGAAACTGTACCTATAACTTCTGCTTCAAGAGCAAATTACacattttcttcaaattcGCACACGTTTCACGATTCGAACGTGAACGCAGTCACACAGCCAAAAAGTTCGGATAGGAAAAATGAGCGAATAAATTAGAGCACCCTCACGATGACCTTCTCCCCTACGAATAGCCCTCTCAATAGGGCTTCGCAAACCGAAAACTCAGCCATGGGATCATCGCACGACTCGCCAACCTTCTTCACAGTTCTCCAACGGGAAAGCGGGAACAGTTTTCCGACCACCCATCCGGCTCAAAACATTACCCGGTTGGGGTGGTAGTGACGATGGTGAAGTCCGTGCATGGAAATGGATAGGAAAACATCACATCGCAACGGCCTTGAAATTCGTTCACCATGGTGACCAAATTGAAGGGAGGAAAGCGGGTGGGCTGGTTGTGACGTTAGAGCCCGCGTGCGcacatatatttatatacatatatgtgtatgtgtgcgtttgtaGCCAGTTTGGCTTCACATCCCGTAACGGTCGAAGTCATGTCGCGGCCGTGGTTGCTGCAGAAAGTAACTGTTAATAATGGCCAAACTACCAGTGCAGGTTGTGCAAACATCGAAAAATCAGCGCCACGGGGGAGGCGGTGTGGCAGCTGGAAGGACGCGTGGCAGGATGTTACATGAGGCGAAAGGTGGTGGGAGGGAGCATCGTGGAAACTGTGGAAAGCGAAAGGCCTTGCTGAGACATGCGACAATGAGAGCCCACTTGTCCAAAGGCCGGAGGTGAGAAGCGAGATGAACGTCGTCAAGCACGAGAGCTCACCGTCCAAGCGAAGGAGATCGTCTTATCTCAGTGATGATGCTGGTCGAGAAGCAACAAGTATGCAAATATTGGTCCCCATTTTTTGTAATGTATTTACGGGTATGGCTGGTCCAGGGTATCAGATGTTCGTGGCTGAGTTGTATGCCGCCGCAGTTTATCGATTGTAATAAGGATTTTTCACAACAAACGCAACGTTATTGTGAGCACAAATTTGTCGAGAAGCTCAGAATGTTTGCCATTCACTTCTTTATGTACATATGCATGTGggtgcacacacacagtcacgGACGTTTAATTTTGGGGGTTCGAGCGCGCAGGTCGAGAGAAAATTGTACCACGTTGGAAATTTATGTTTCCTCTAAAATGTAATTCTGTGACCGGCCTTATGATGGTGTAAGCGCACCCACTGTTTAACTCATCACATGTTTTGGGGTTCTAGGCTCACCAAACCCAAGATCCTTCGCATATTCAGAAGAACCAGAACCATTTACACTCACTTCTAAGTTTACCATGAACCAACCACCATCATTCCGAAGGACTCCCTTGCCAGTAATGCGCTTACTTACCTTTGTATGTTTTAAACAGCTACGCGGGAAATTTATCTTCGACCATTGTGAACACTATTTCctcacaacaacaataaacatcGACAATCTACTGGCTTGCGGCAACTCTCGGCGAAACCTATGACAACACTGTGACAAGGTCTCTCTTATGCCTGGCTATAGTGTGTACGAACGACAACACCGATTCAAATGCGATCAAcaccacagcagcagcccCCAGCTTCTTGTGATTTGTCTTGTTGCCTTGGGGATGTTGTGGAGCTTTGGTTGCTTCGCTGGCGAATTCTTCgcagcatcctcctgcgctctCGCGCTCGCATTCGTTCTACTCACTTTCTTGCGTGTatacgtatgtgtgtgtacgaATGACTAGCTCAGCACACGCACAACATGTGCACGATACACTCACCCCTGAAAAGCATACACCCCATTCCTTCAACCCCCTTTTTGTGCTGTGTACGTTGATTCTCACTACGTAACAATCTTtaccttttttctctctctctcacccgTTACGATACGAATTTGTCTCACTTGCGTGCACGTCGGCAAAAGGGAATTATCTGCGCGAgcagtttcatttcttttccctttcgatTTCCAGCTTCGCCACAGTTGCGCTATCAATAATTATCACTTGAGCTGTTTCCTTCCTACTTTGCCACTCCACACACCACCTTCACCTTCAGCATTTGCTCTTCACCTCTCGTAAATTTTGCTCAACACCCGGTGCTTCACTAACGCTTCGCTAATGGGCGCCCCCGTGAGCCTTTAGCAGGCTTCTTCGCGCAAAGGCAAGGAATCCGCCTAATGTTGCCACCCTCAGAAAAAATCCCTCCCAGACgaaacacaacagcagcactTCACCTCGATCCTCTTCCcgtttttccacttttctacTTTTCTCACACTTGTTGTTATGTTATAATGCCCCCGCTACACGACGGTCAAGTGCAACCCGGAGCGTGTGGTATCGTCTCGAATGACCAGCCAACAATTTGTAGGATTAACTGACGGGTGATGCATGCCTTGGTGCATCGAACACAAGTACGGCTCTGCGTTACACGCAATCTGATCACATTCTTATCCCGCACATAAACAAAACTCACAATGTTTCGCTGTCAACCTGTATCAGCTGATGGTAGACGTTTAACCTCACTATCGGAATTTGAATAATGAATCTTGCCGTTTGCATTCCTCTAATTCCCAACACCCACGCACTAAAAATGCTGTGTGTGCTTGCGCGATTTAACGGTCAAGTGGCAGGAAGACGATCGCTTGAACTTTTgtggaatttatttatttccctccTTCGCTATTGCAATGGGTTGGAATTTTCCGAGCTCGAGCCAAGGCGCTGATATCAGCAACATTTTGACATTTTATCAGCTGACGTTAGCGCTCTTCCAGCAAATGTGTATTATGGTTTTCTCAATTAGAAACAACATCTTTTTCtctgaaaaaataataatttaataactcAAACACTTACAAATCCCATGCGATATGAGAAACTAATTACAATCGTTTCAAAATACAGATTTAAACCAAACTTGACACAAGAGCGCAATCATGACGAGATCTGCAGGCTCGCTATTCAGCaaatttgtaaacaaataaaaaatgaacacaaCAAAAGCCATGGACGAGAGTGCGCGTTTGCAAGTGGAATTGCGGCAGAAAATCACTGATTCTTTTAAAGTTGTAACCGTTTACAAAACTATAATCGATGCGTACATAGTGGTAACTGCTAATACAGGAATATTTGTATTAATTTGTAGCTGACTCTCTCTATCGATTGTAGGATTTTTTCCATCAGAATCACTGGAACAACCTATCGCCCTGTTGGATTCGCTGTTTCAGCACTGTTCCAATCCAGCAACTCCCGGAACTTCTTTCCTTTGAGAGTCGGAGCAACGAAACGAATGTGTGGCCTTTGACGTTGTTAGCCTTACGATCGCTTTTTCGTCGATTGGTACATACCAGAAATAAGCCGAAGGAACAACAGCAGACCACTTCCAGCCGTGTGTACCACAAAAAGTCcggtttgtttcaaaaatcgGTTAAACTGAAGAAGCGTCATGAGATTGAACAATTCGCTATCAATTGCTCACGCGAACCACTCGAAAGCTTCTGTAACACACTGATCGACATTGGTTCAGGTCAGGGGAACCTAGCGCGCACCCTTGCCTATGGATACGGGTTTCGTGTCTGTTGTTTGGATCAAAATGAATCGTTCGTCCAAGCTGCAAGTTATGTGCAGGGAAAATTGTAATGCTTATCGTTACTTATGTGCTTTCTTTTAATAGGGAAAAAGACAAGGAACTTTGGCGCCGTTTAGCCAAACTCGATCCTTCTTTATGTGGCACGATCACGCATCCCGTCCATCTGCACGAGAAAGTCAATCTCGATCACATTGATCCTGTGCGCTTCGTACAACTCCTGCGAGATGCATTGAATCTCGAGATGGAACAACAATCTGATCAGTTTAAGTTCGGATTAATCGGGCTCCATCCGTGTGGGGATTTGGCTCCATCGTTGCTTCGACTTTTTCTTGCATGCCAGGAGTGCCGGATCGTAAAgctcgtttgctgctgctataTGAAGCTTTCCTGTGAGAAATCAATGTCCGCGACAAATGAATATGGTTTCCCGCTTAGTGACTTTTGTCGCGCTGCTGAACTCGCCCTAAGCTACGAAGCTCGAGAAATTGGATGCCATGCGATTGAACAGTACCGGAAAAAGCTGGGAAACGATTATCATGAGCTTAAAGTGCACGCTTACCGAGCCGCCATCGAAAGCATTATCATTCGTGTGCGTCCTGATTTGAAACATTCCGGACTTAAAGGTGGCATTAAGGCCACCGAAGTGAGTTTTGCTGAATACTGCCAACATGCGATTGCTGGACTAGGGATCATAATACCGGAGAAAGATATCCAATCGCAAGAGACGCAGCTTAATCTCAGCCGATGGGAAGAGGTTGTAAAGTTTTATACCATAAGACTGATGTTTGCACCACTCATAGAAACAATCATCCTTTATGACCGTTTACTGTTTCTGCTCGAGAAAGGTACACCTAGAAGTATAATGTTCGTTGCACGATGTTTTGTTATCCCATTCAATTATTTCCATTCACAGGTGTGCAGACGCGCATAGATGTTCTTTTCGATCCATACCTTTCTCCACGGAATCATGTCATCACTGCGTATAAATGACTGAAGGCGCGTAAACCATTGTACATACTGGTGGGAATCAGTTGTCCGCTgattatatttaaataaacaattgttATCGATATTAAATACTCTGGAGTTAGGCAGCTGCATACGGGACAGAATTGATTTCTACACAATTAGTTTCCATTTCTAGTTTAAGTCTTTTTCCATCAAGTCCATCCTATAAATCACAGATCGTGCTGTATGTATTGCTACTGTTAGGAGAATTGAATTCCGATGATGCCAAGACCTCTTGGGACTTGCGGAATATTTGCGCATTGGCAGCCTCTATCCCTCATCGTCTGCCATATTTCGCAGTGGTACTTCATCTACCCGTGCGGATCCCTGTCCGGATCGGAAGCATACGACGCGCGTCATCAGTAGCACCAACAGGCCGGTCACGATCAATGTGCtaacaatggaaaatattcCAATCGAACCAGCGGTCAGCGTACTGTTCATTCCGGACGCACTCGAGTAGTGGCCATTGGTAATGTTCTCACCTTCGTTGCGGACGGATGTCGGTCTCGATGTGGACGATCGGGGTGAAATTAAACGAAACTTATGCACCATCTGTGGATCCAATTCCGCGACGTACACTTCCGATCCATCGTCCACGACGGCCAGCTCGTGCGGATTACTGAACGCATGTTTCGAGTTATTCGGCTGAAATCGACCAATTACATTTCCACTATCCATCTCCACAATGAATCCGCCGACAGGGACCGAATCGAGATTGAGACCCGGTCCATTGATGGTGTACAACAAGCCACCATCCGATGCAATGT
Protein-coding sequences here:
- the LOC128305444 gene encoding methyltransferase-like protein 25B translates to MDESARLQVELRQKITDSFKVVTVYKTIIDAYIVDFFHQNHWNNLSPCWIRCFSTVPIQQLPELLSFESRSNETNVWPLTLLALRSLFRRLVHTRNKPKEQQQTTSSRVYHKKSGLFQKSVKLKKRHEIEQFAINCSREPLESFCNTLIDIGSGQGNLARTLAYGYGFRVCCLDQNESFVQAAREKDKELWRRLAKLDPSLCGTITHPVHLHEKVNLDHIDPVRFVQLLRDALNLEMEQQSDQFKFGLIGLHPCGDLAPSLLRLFLACQECRIVKLVCCCYMKLSCEKSMSATNEYGFPLSDFCRAAELALSYEAREIGCHAIEQYRKKLGNDYHELKVHAYRAAIESIIIRVRPDLKHSGLKGGIKATEVSFAEYCQHAIAGLGIIIPEKDIQSQETQLNLSRWEEVVKFYTIRLMFAPLIETIILYDRLLFLLEKGVQTRIDVLFDPYLSPRNHVITAYK